A genomic stretch from Shewanella woodyi ATCC 51908 includes:
- the nuoH gene encoding NADH-quinone oxidoreductase subunit NuoH: protein MIELSALLTPLIILIVLLLAAAWSTWLERRLLGIWQDRLGPNRVGPFGLLQVIADMIKIFTKEDWIPPFADKALFVIAPMILMIMTLLGFAIIPFSPDIQIVEFDNALLFVLALSSLSVYSIMLAGFSSNSKYALLGAMRTAAQMLSYEVFMGLALMGVVVIAGSFSLNEIVAAQSEYWFILSQPLGFLLFLFAGVAESHRAPFDLPEAETEIVAGFHTEYASMKFGMFFIGEYLGVIFISALITTLYFGGWQGPILPPVIWFTLKTALFVMFFILLRAAIPRPRYDQLMSFGWSILLPLALLNLLLTAVWQLTLGF, encoded by the coding sequence ATGATTGAACTTAGCGCGTTACTAACCCCACTCATCATTCTTATTGTTCTGCTCCTTGCCGCAGCTTGGTCAACCTGGCTTGAGCGCCGTTTATTAGGCATTTGGCAAGACAGATTAGGGCCTAACCGAGTCGGCCCTTTTGGTCTACTCCAAGTGATTGCCGACATGATAAAGATCTTCACAAAAGAGGATTGGATCCCGCCTTTTGCAGACAAAGCGCTATTTGTTATTGCGCCTATGATCTTAATGATAATGACGCTGCTGGGCTTCGCGATTATCCCCTTCTCGCCAGATATTCAGATAGTTGAATTTGATAACGCCCTGCTATTTGTATTGGCACTAAGCTCCCTATCTGTATACAGCATTATGTTGGCAGGGTTTTCATCAAACAGTAAATATGCACTTTTAGGGGCAATGCGAACCGCAGCGCAGATGCTCTCCTATGAAGTATTTATGGGGCTAGCCTTAATGGGCGTCGTGGTTATCGCTGGTAGCTTCAGTCTCAATGAGATAGTGGCGGCACAAAGTGAGTACTGGTTTATTCTCAGTCAGCCATTAGGATTTTTACTCTTTCTCTTTGCTGGCGTGGCTGAAAGTCATCGCGCTCCTTTTGATCTTCCCGAAGCAGAAACAGAAATTGTAGCTGGTTTCCATACCGAATACGCCAGCATGAAGTTTGGTATGTTTTTTATTGGTGAGTACCTAGGTGTCATCTTTATTTCCGCGCTTATCACCACACTCTACTTTGGAGGCTGGCAGGGACCAATACTCCCACCAGTTATCTGGTTTACGCTTAAGACGGCTCTCTTTGTGATGTTTTTCATTTTACTGCGCGCAGCAATACCTAGACCTAGGTACGATCAACTGATGAGTTTTGGCTGGTCAATTTTACTCCCACTGGCACTGTTAAACCTGCTGCTCACCGCAGTATGGCAATTAACTTTAGGTTTTTAA
- the nuoI gene encoding NADH-quinone oxidoreductase subunit NuoI, with protein sequence MLSQIRTLITILKHTFTRADTVEYPEQKPYLSPRYRGRIVLTRDPDGEERCVACNLCSVACPVDCISVVKTEKEDGRWEAESFTINFSRCIMCGFCEEACPTHAIQLTPDVEMAEYDRQNLVFEKEHLLISGPGKYHDYNFYKVSGKAINGKGKGEAHNEQSPINVRSLLP encoded by the coding sequence ATGTTAAGTCAAATCAGAACACTCATCACAATCCTAAAGCACACTTTTACTCGTGCGGACACTGTCGAGTACCCAGAGCAGAAACCCTACCTTTCACCTCGTTACCGTGGCCGTATCGTCTTAACCCGAGACCCCGATGGTGAGGAGCGCTGCGTTGCCTGTAACCTTTGCTCAGTCGCTTGCCCTGTTGATTGTATCTCTGTGGTCAAAACCGAGAAGGAGGATGGGCGTTGGGAAGCAGAAAGCTTCACCATCAACTTTTCACGCTGCATCATGTGTGGATTTTGTGAAGAGGCCTGCCCTACCCACGCCATTCAGTTAACACCGGATGTGGAGATGGCTGAATATGACAGACAAAATCTGGTGTTTGAAAAAGAGCACCTGCTTATCTCAGGTCCCGGAAAATACCATGATTACAACTTCTATAAAGTCAGTGGTAAAGCGATTAATGGAAAGGGGAAAGGTGAGGCGCACAATGAGCAGTCTCCCATCAATGTTAGGAGCTTATTACCATGA
- a CDS encoding NADH-quinone oxidoreductase subunit J family protein, whose protein sequence is MIEIIFITTAIVCVISALLTVTAHNAVHALLYLVTMMIAIALIFFLFGSPFAAALQIIVYAGAVMVLFVFVTMMLHQGEQSIIDEKTLFSLKTAKGPLLLAVILVIELLLIGITPLDNSPSLTPLNTVNSESQQLSTSSKTPSLTSVKSLAKQLYGPYKLLVIIAAMLLLSSLIAAIHIARKSSRLTENSPVNGDSESKASEAAP, encoded by the coding sequence ATGATTGAGATAATCTTTATTACTACAGCTATCGTCTGTGTCATCTCAGCTTTATTAACCGTCACAGCCCATAACGCAGTGCATGCTTTGCTCTATCTGGTCACTATGATGATCGCCATCGCACTTATTTTCTTCCTATTTGGCTCTCCCTTTGCTGCGGCGCTGCAGATCATCGTTTATGCAGGCGCCGTCATGGTATTGTTTGTTTTTGTCACCATGATGCTGCATCAAGGCGAGCAAAGTATCATAGATGAGAAGACACTATTTAGCCTCAAAACTGCCAAGGGCCCTCTTTTACTGGCTGTAATACTGGTCATTGAGCTATTACTGATCGGCATAACACCGTTAGATAATTCCCCTTCACTGACCCCTTTAAATACGGTTAACAGTGAAAGCCAGCAACTTTCAACGAGCAGCAAAACGCCCTCACTCACCTCAGTAAAATCACTCGCGAAACAGTTATATGGTCCCTATAAACTGCTGGTCATCATCGCTGCAATGTTACTGCTCTCCTCCCTAATTGCAGCCATACATATTGCGAGAAAGAGTTCTAGGCTTACCGAAAACTCGCCTGTGAATGGGGACTCAGAGTCTAAAGCGTCGGAGGCAGCCCCATGA
- the nuoK gene encoding NADH-quinone oxidoreductase subunit NuoK, which produces MIDTTWVIILSFLLFAIGTFGLLSRRNLLFILLSLEIMLNGIILLFIAASNLHGNNDGQIMYLLVLTLAASEVAVGLALVVQIYKQQQNLDVDTLTKLRG; this is translated from the coding sequence ATGATAGATACCACTTGGGTCATAATATTAAGCTTCTTGCTCTTCGCCATAGGTACTTTTGGCCTGCTAAGCAGGAGGAACCTGCTTTTTATCTTGCTTTCATTGGAGATCATGTTGAACGGCATCATCTTACTGTTTATAGCGGCATCAAACCTTCACGGAAATAATGACGGCCAGATAATGTACCTATTGGTACTCACTTTAGCCGCATCAGAGGTCGCTGTGGGTCTGGCTTTAGTCGTACAAATCTACAAACAACAACAAAACCTCGATGTCGACACTCTGACTAAGTTGCGAGGCTAA
- the nuoL gene encoding NADH-quinone oxidoreductase subunit L, with translation MDILLSLIPLLPLLSACLLLFWQPKVATTQVIGVGSVSLAALLAVSLNIALWDQTQFVLQTSLGQWLTIDKLSLSFTLYLDPLSLVMITIITCIGALIHLYSASYMKEDADICRFFVYLNLFVSAMLFLVLADNLILLYLGWEGVGLCSYLLIGFWYREVKNSQAANKAFIITRIGDTAMLIGIILIFYQFDTLNIQQIQAHSQQLLQNSELLTKGAVGLTSLCCLLLFAGAAGKSAQVPLHSWLPDAMAGPTPVSALIHAATMVTAGIYLVARNIELFSLAPDVLHFIAIVGVITLILGATSALAQTDLKRILAYSTISQLGYMFLALGVGSASAAVFHLMTHAFFKALLFLSAGALIYCMHHEKNIFKMGGLRKSQPLLALSFGIGCAALASLPMTSGFFSKELILERTLFAQQPILWWGGVVGAFFTALYSAKLFFVIFFGKLSRPSTHNTPRAMAAVLIALMLLSLIGGIQPQGVFAHFAALEQSLITAPPLSALEHWLPIFLPVLTVILAWFLFIKGMFTPNSQPSQPSVGAKQQLQRFLHSGWAFDSLYHLILVKPFRLISAYNRRDIVDQLYRQLERLSSLLYRQLNRFQTGQLRHYSASLVIFCVLAIAWGLTQ, from the coding sequence ATGGACATATTGCTTAGCTTAATCCCACTACTACCACTGCTTAGCGCCTGCTTACTGCTTTTCTGGCAACCTAAAGTTGCGACGACACAAGTCATCGGGGTGGGCTCGGTGAGCTTGGCAGCACTATTAGCTGTAAGCCTTAATATAGCACTCTGGGACCAGACACAATTTGTGCTGCAGACTTCATTGGGTCAATGGCTGACCATCGATAAGCTTTCATTGAGCTTTACTCTCTATCTCGACCCTCTCTCTCTGGTGATGATCACCATCATCACTTGTATCGGCGCGCTGATACACCTTTACTCGGCCAGCTACATGAAAGAGGACGCGGATATTTGTCGCTTCTTTGTTTATCTAAATCTATTTGTGTCAGCCATGTTATTTCTGGTGCTCGCCGACAACCTGATCTTGCTTTATCTGGGCTGGGAGGGCGTGGGATTATGCAGTTACCTGCTTATCGGTTTTTGGTATCGAGAGGTTAAAAACAGTCAGGCGGCAAACAAAGCATTTATCATCACCCGTATTGGTGATACCGCCATGCTTATCGGCATCATCTTAATTTTTTACCAATTCGACACCCTGAATATTCAACAGATACAGGCACACTCTCAGCAACTTTTACAAAACAGTGAACTTTTAACAAAAGGAGCTGTAGGGCTCACTAGCCTGTGCTGTTTACTTCTTTTTGCTGGGGCCGCAGGTAAGTCTGCCCAAGTACCGCTTCACTCTTGGCTGCCCGATGCGATGGCGGGCCCAACACCTGTCAGCGCCTTAATCCACGCAGCAACCATGGTCACCGCTGGAATATACTTAGTGGCCAGAAATATCGAACTCTTTAGTTTAGCTCCTGATGTACTTCATTTTATTGCTATTGTCGGTGTTATTACTCTAATTTTAGGTGCAACTTCAGCACTGGCTCAAACTGATCTTAAACGCATACTCGCCTATTCCACCATCAGCCAGCTGGGTTACATGTTCCTCGCACTTGGCGTTGGTTCAGCCTCTGCGGCCGTTTTTCATCTCATGACCCACGCCTTCTTTAAAGCCCTACTTTTTCTTAGTGCCGGTGCTCTTATCTACTGCATGCACCATGAAAAAAATATCTTTAAGATGGGAGGACTAAGAAAATCTCAACCCTTATTGGCGCTCTCCTTCGGCATTGGGTGTGCTGCGCTTGCTTCGCTTCCCATGACCTCAGGTTTCTTTAGTAAGGAACTTATCCTGGAGCGGACGCTGTTTGCTCAACAGCCTATACTCTGGTGGGGGGGCGTTGTTGGTGCATTTTTTACGGCGCTGTATAGTGCCAAGCTATTTTTTGTCATCTTTTTTGGTAAGTTAAGCAGGCCAAGTACCCATAATACTCCCCGAGCGATGGCAGCAGTCCTCATAGCATTAATGTTACTGTCACTCATAGGAGGTATACAGCCTCAAGGCGTATTTGCCCACTTTGCAGCTCTTGAACAATCACTGATAACAGCTCCCCCTCTTAGCGCACTAGAACACTGGCTACCCATTTTTTTGCCCGTACTAACCGTCATTTTAGCTTGGTTTCTGTTTATTAAAGGCATGTTCACGCCTAATAGTCAGCCGAGTCAACCCTCAGTAGGCGCTAAGCAGCAACTACAGCGCTTTTTACATTCAGGCTGGGCTTTCGATAGTCTTTATCACCTTATATTAGTTAAGCCTTTCAGACTCATCAGTGCATATAACCGCAGAGATATTGTCGATCAGCTTTATCGGCAACTTGAGCGTTTAAGCTCGCTCCTCTATCGGCAACTTAACCGCTTTCAAACAGGGCAACTACGGCACTATAGCGCCAGCTTAGTGATTTTTTGCGTCTTGGCCATCGCTTGGGGGCTAACACAATGA
- a CDS encoding complex I subunit 4 family protein, with amino-acid sequence MMLLTLVILPLIGGFLACWSQRVHQDAPKWIAAICTLVTLAFLISIKLASNIEDLELWLVDEPRAWIPRLNITAHLAMDGLSFVLLLLTLLMGLVGLSSAWSEINQHRGFFYGNYLWTLAGIIGVFLAMDLLLFFVFWEVMLVPMYFLIAIWGNENRRYAALKFFLFTQAGGLLMLLSIIALTVIHYQQTGILSFDYQVLVQSPIQSELAKWICLGFIIAFIVKLPAFPFHTWLPDAHTQAPTPASIILAAVLLKTGGYGLLRFVLPLFPESAQFWAPLMMALAGVSIIYGAIMAFSQTDLKRLVAYSSVSHMGFVLLGCFSFNFYALQGAVMQMLAHGLSTSALFMLVGLIQHRFHTRDLNHLGGLWHTLPKLSAMGLFFGVASLGMPGMGNFIAELLVLLGTFKQAPIFAIVASSGLILAAVYSLRMIQKSFFGMNLKLETSLSDEKSSDNSSRDGIDNSSADLGAKHHSDAHTRYVTDLSVKEGLTLMLMCLGLIVMGLHPQPIFTLVNSSLMEILSLIQSPLQPESPLFEVQL; translated from the coding sequence ATGATGCTACTTACTTTAGTGATATTGCCACTTATTGGTGGTTTTTTAGCATGTTGGAGCCAACGTGTGCATCAAGATGCCCCTAAGTGGATAGCCGCTATCTGCACACTCGTCACGTTAGCCTTCCTAATCTCCATTAAGCTGGCCAGTAACATAGAAGACTTGGAATTGTGGTTAGTTGATGAGCCGAGGGCTTGGATCCCTAGGCTCAATATCACCGCACACCTTGCTATGGATGGACTGAGTTTTGTCTTACTACTTTTGACTCTGTTGATGGGACTTGTGGGTTTATCATCTGCTTGGAGCGAGATTAATCAACATAGGGGCTTCTTTTATGGCAACTACCTATGGACTTTAGCTGGGATTATTGGTGTCTTCTTGGCGATGGATCTGCTGCTGTTCTTCGTCTTCTGGGAGGTGATGTTGGTTCCCATGTACTTTCTTATCGCTATTTGGGGAAATGAAAACCGTCGTTACGCTGCCTTAAAGTTTTTCCTCTTTACTCAGGCTGGCGGCCTATTGATGTTATTGAGTATTATCGCGCTGACTGTCATACATTATCAGCAGACTGGCATACTAAGCTTCGATTATCAGGTGTTAGTTCAATCTCCCATCCAATCAGAGTTAGCTAAATGGATCTGCTTGGGCTTTATTATCGCTTTTATTGTCAAGCTACCTGCTTTTCCTTTCCATACCTGGTTGCCCGATGCCCATACTCAGGCTCCCACTCCTGCCAGTATTATTTTAGCTGCGGTGCTTCTCAAAACTGGTGGCTATGGATTGCTTAGGTTTGTGCTGCCTCTATTTCCAGAATCCGCACAATTTTGGGCTCCTCTGATGATGGCACTAGCAGGTGTGAGTATTATCTACGGCGCCATCATGGCCTTCTCACAGACAGATCTTAAACGCTTAGTGGCCTACTCCAGTGTCAGCCATATGGGTTTTGTATTATTGGGTTGTTTTAGTTTCAACTTTTATGCGCTTCAAGGCGCGGTTATGCAGATGTTGGCTCACGGACTGAGTACATCCGCTCTGTTTATGTTAGTTGGACTGATACAACATAGATTCCACACTCGCGATCTCAACCATCTCGGTGGACTCTGGCACACCTTGCCTAAACTATCAGCCATGGGACTCTTTTTTGGTGTAGCTTCTTTGGGGATGCCGGGAATGGGGAATTTCATAGCAGAGTTACTGGTGCTTTTAGGCACCTTTAAGCAGGCGCCAATATTCGCAATAGTGGCTAGCTCTGGCTTGATATTAGCAGCGGTTTACTCACTACGCATGATCCAAAAAAGCTTCTTCGGTATGAACTTAAAGCTTGAGACTAGTTTGAGTGATGAAAAATCAAGTGATAACAGCTCAAGAGACGGCATCGATAACAGCTCGGCAGATTTAGGAGCAAAACACCATAGTGATGCTCACACACGCTATGTCACAGACCTTAGTGTTAAAGAGGGCTTAACCCTGATGTTGATGTGCTTAGGTCTGATAGTAATGGGGTTACATCCACAACCCATTTTCACATTAGTGAATAGCTCGCTGATGGAGATACTCTCGCTTATTCAGTCCCCTTTACAGCCTGAAAGCCCACTATTTGAGGTCCAGTTATGA
- a CDS encoding NADH-quinone oxidoreductase subunit N: protein MSLHYLPAIIISIAILVLLLVIALKRNHQLAFYITGTGLCIACVSQCSLLSASHFSDELFTFSSMSGVLSVLLLGILIFLWLQLHTWLEKHEANHKEEFYLLLLLASLGALGMIVSEHFASFFLTLELMSLSFVGLIAYSHSQLSSQEAGVKYLILSAVASAFMLMGIAIVYLQTGNLSFQYLADNVNNTNPSSMLFTAGLIFILIGLLFKLSLVPCHLWVADIFEGAPLPTTALLSTVSKLASFVVLWKLFHLGNWQENQIVLTLIGVVAVASMLIGNLLALLQNSILRILAFSSISHFGYLLILLFLFNHNADLLDNPTFPLEALLFYLSAYLITLTGAFSILMKLEGGKSLEALTGLFWSKPLHAASLSIVMLSLAGIPLTLGFMGKFYLVTASVSYQVTWPLPFLVIASVIGLFFYLRVIMVMLSATQSPHSSPSTSGEVASLWFIILLIMGLGTFPALFADTIKSVVG from the coding sequence ATGAGCCTTCATTACCTCCCAGCGATAATCATTAGCATTGCAATATTGGTTTTACTGCTTGTCATCGCCCTAAAACGCAACCACCAATTAGCATTTTACATTACTGGCACAGGGCTTTGCATAGCCTGTGTGAGTCAATGCTCTCTTTTAAGCGCTTCTCATTTTTCTGACGAGCTATTTACCTTCTCTTCAATGAGTGGAGTACTCAGTGTTCTACTGCTAGGCATACTGATCTTTCTCTGGTTACAACTACACACTTGGCTCGAAAAACACGAGGCTAACCACAAGGAGGAGTTTTACCTTCTACTCTTGCTTGCCAGCTTAGGCGCATTGGGCATGATAGTGAGTGAGCACTTTGCCAGCTTCTTTTTAACCTTAGAGCTGATGAGCCTCTCCTTTGTTGGACTTATTGCTTACTCACATAGTCAGCTAAGCAGTCAAGAAGCGGGAGTTAAGTACCTCATACTGTCAGCGGTAGCCTCAGCCTTTATGTTAATGGGTATCGCCATTGTCTACCTGCAAACAGGCAACCTCTCATTCCAATATCTTGCAGATAATGTAAACAACACAAACCCATCCTCTATGTTATTCACAGCGGGGCTCATCTTTATTTTGATAGGACTCCTCTTTAAGCTCTCTCTCGTTCCCTGTCATCTATGGGTTGCCGATATTTTCGAAGGTGCACCGCTCCCCACCACAGCTCTTTTATCTACCGTGTCCAAATTGGCTTCATTTGTCGTACTTTGGAAGCTCTTTCATTTGGGTAATTGGCAAGAAAACCAGATAGTCTTGACTCTTATTGGTGTGGTAGCTGTGGCCTCAATGTTAATTGGGAATCTACTGGCCCTGCTCCAAAATAGTATCTTACGTATTTTAGCATTCTCCTCTATCTCTCATTTTGGCTACCTGCTTATTCTACTGTTTTTGTTTAACCATAATGCAGATCTTTTAGATAACCCCACCTTTCCACTCGAAGCACTACTCTTCTACCTCAGTGCTTACCTCATCACCTTAACAGGGGCTTTCTCAATCTTAATGAAACTAGAGGGGGGAAAATCACTCGAAGCGTTAACAGGACTTTTCTGGAGCAAGCCACTGCATGCAGCTAGCCTCAGTATCGTTATGCTTTCGCTGGCGGGGATCCCTTTAACGCTCGGTTTTATGGGTAAGTTTTATCTGGTGACCGCCAGTGTCTCTTATCAGGTTACTTGGCCACTTCCCTTTTTAGTTATCGCGAGTGTTATTGGGCTGTTCTTTTATCTTAGAGTTATTATGGTGATGTTATCAGCAACACAATCCCCTCATAGCAGCCCTTCAACTTCTGGAGAGGTCGCCAGTCTTTGGTTCATTATCCTACTCATCATGGGCCTAGGAACATTCCCCGCACTGTTTGCAGACACAATTAAAAGTGTTGTTGGTTAA
- a CDS encoding methyltransferase has product MAFYQSPMKISAFDAKFEAQKIAFAPISFQVARCLLKFGILEQIDTSAEQGCSLDDIEKKTELSQYAISVLIDMGLSMGLLWQKEDRYLLDKIGHFLVEDDMAKVNLNFVHDVCYQGMFELEASLVEGKPKGLKVFGDWNTIYPTLSELPDQVKKSWFEFDHYYSDHAFGQLLPLIFQAKPAHIVDVGGNTGKWALACTAYDSNVKVTIMDLPGQLKVALKNAEEKGVADRVSGFQCDLLKESQEFCPNGDLYWMSQFLDCFSKEQILSILTRTAQSMSANSELCILETYWDRQPFEAGAYCVNATSIYFTAMANGDSRMYHSKEMLTLISQAGLYVDEDIDEIGLGHTLLRCKRKPTQL; this is encoded by the coding sequence ATGGCTTTTTACCAATCTCCCATGAAGATCAGCGCTTTCGACGCAAAATTTGAAGCACAAAAAATCGCATTCGCTCCCATCAGCTTCCAGGTTGCCCGTTGTCTACTTAAATTCGGCATTTTAGAACAGATAGATACCTCAGCAGAGCAAGGTTGCTCCTTAGATGATATTGAGAAAAAGACCGAACTGTCACAATACGCAATTAGTGTTCTTATCGATATGGGACTTAGCATGGGTCTGCTTTGGCAGAAAGAGGATAGGTATCTCCTCGATAAAATTGGCCATTTCTTAGTTGAGGACGATATGGCAAAGGTCAATCTCAACTTTGTTCATGACGTTTGCTATCAAGGCATGTTTGAACTTGAAGCTTCATTAGTCGAAGGTAAGCCAAAAGGACTTAAAGTATTCGGTGATTGGAACACTATCTACCCTACCCTCAGCGAACTACCCGACCAGGTAAAAAAGAGCTGGTTTGAGTTCGATCATTACTATTCAGACCATGCCTTTGGCCAGCTTCTTCCCTTAATTTTCCAAGCTAAACCAGCACACATTGTCGACGTAGGTGGTAACACAGGCAAATGGGCATTAGCTTGTACGGCTTATGATAGCAATGTCAAAGTCACCATCATGGATCTTCCTGGGCAATTAAAGGTCGCCCTAAAAAATGCCGAAGAGAAAGGCGTCGCCGATAGAGTATCAGGCTTTCAATGCGATCTGCTCAAAGAGTCTCAGGAGTTCTGTCCAAATGGTGATCTCTACTGGATGAGTCAATTTCTTGATTGTTTCTCAAAAGAGCAAATTCTGAGTATTCTAACTCGCACAGCCCAAAGCATGAGTGCCAATAGTGAGCTCTGTATTTTGGAGACCTACTGGGACAGACAACCTTTTGAAGCGGGAGCCTATTGTGTTAACGCAACCTCTATCTATTTCACGGCGATGGCAAACGGTGACAGCCGTATGTATCACTCAAAAGAGATGCTAACGCTAATTTCACAGGCTGGCCTCTATGTGGATGAGGATATCGATGAGATAGGTTTAGGTCACACCCTCTTAAGGTGCAAACGAAAACCAACGCAGCTCTAG
- a CDS encoding TDT family transporter yields the protein MKSSFKKISHHASKLPSPMAGLALAIASLGWAWENMLPGMHGRGQLISATVAAIMLMTLVIKFVLHPTILKQELSHPVVGSVIPTFAMGLMVVSNALGLYLPRLGLSLWLASIAIHLVFLAMFIYFRAIDFKLEHMVPSWFVPPIGIIVAAVTFPGVQYQWLANATLNFGMTCYLIMLPIMLYRLIFCAPIAEAAKPTIAIMAAPASLSLAGYLTVTSQPSLVIVALLLSIALLMTSVIYLAFFHLLRLPFSPGYAAFTFPMVIGATALFKAAHWLSHSFGESQFTDMIAHAAQLELFISTAVVLYVAYRYLSHYRSNILPA from the coding sequence ATGAAATCTTCATTCAAAAAAATCTCACATCATGCATCGAAATTACCAAGCCCTATGGCTGGGCTGGCACTGGCGATTGCCAGCTTGGGCTGGGCATGGGAAAACATGCTACCAGGTATGCATGGGCGCGGTCAGTTAATCAGCGCCACTGTTGCAGCAATCATGTTAATGACATTGGTGATTAAATTCGTCCTTCATCCAACTATCTTAAAGCAGGAACTTTCACACCCAGTGGTTGGCAGCGTGATCCCAACCTTTGCCATGGGCCTAATGGTCGTCTCTAATGCACTGGGGCTCTACCTACCAAGGCTTGGACTCTCTCTATGGCTTGCATCAATAGCCATACATTTAGTCTTCTTAGCTATGTTCATCTATTTTCGAGCTATCGATTTTAAACTCGAACATATGGTGCCAAGCTGGTTTGTACCACCCATTGGGATCATAGTTGCCGCGGTAACCTTCCCAGGAGTTCAGTACCAATGGCTGGCAAACGCGACACTTAACTTTGGCATGACTTGCTACCTCATTATGCTCCCAATCATGTTATATCGTTTGATTTTTTGTGCACCGATAGCCGAGGCTGCAAAACCAACCATAGCGATAATGGCTGCACCAGCAAGTCTATCACTGGCTGGATATTTAACCGTAACTAGCCAGCCTTCATTGGTGATCGTTGCACTCCTGCTTAGCATAGCGTTATTGATGACTAGCGTTATCTATTTAGCCTTCTTTCATCTTTTAAGGTTGCCATTCTCACCTGGCTACGCTGCTTTCACCTTTCCTATGGTAATAGGTGCCACAGCACTATTTAAAGCAGCTCACTGGCTAAGTCACTCCTTTGGCGAAAGTCAGTTTACCGATATGATTGCACATGCTGCGCAACTAGAGTTGTTCATCTCAACAGCTGTTGTGCTGTATGTCGCATATCGCTACCTTTCTCACTACAGGTCAAATATTCTACCCGCCTAA